A genomic segment from Capra hircus breed San Clemente chromosome 7, ASM170441v1, whole genome shotgun sequence encodes:
- the ICAM5 gene encoding intercellular adhesion molecule 5 isoform X1: MPGPSPGLHRALLGLWTALGLGLLSLSAVTQEPFWADLQPRVALVERGGSLWLNCSTNCPRPERGGLETSLRRNGTQRGLRWLARQLVDIREPETQPVCFFRCARRTLQARGLIRTFQRPDRVELVPLPAWQPVGENFTLSCRVPGAGPRGSLTLTLLRGPQELIRRGFAGEPPRARGAVLTATVLARREDHGANFSCRAELDLRPHGLGLFENTSAPRELRTFTLPPEPPRLTAPRLLEVGSEGPVSCVLDGLFPVSEAGVYLALGDQRLSPNVTLEGDALMVTTTATASAEQEGARQLVCNVTLGGESRETRENVTVYSFPEPHLTLSEPNAPEGTIVTVTCAAETQALVTLDGIPAAAPGQPAQLQLNATENDDRRGFFCDATLEVDGETLSKNRSVELRVLYAPRLDDSDCPRSWTWPEGPEQTLRCDARGNPQPSVHCTRPDGGAVLALGLLGPVTRALAGTYRCTATNDQGQAVKDVTLTVEYAPALDSVGCPERITWLEGTEASLSCVAHGVPPPNVSCVRFGGAEVIEGLMRVAREHAGTYRCEATNARGSAAKNVAVTVEYGPRFEEVSCPSNWTWVEGSGRLFSCEVAGKPQPSVECVGSGGTSEGMLLPLAPPDPGSRAPRIPSDLAPGTYICNATNRHGSMVKMVTVSAESPPQMDESTCPSHQSWLEGAEAAALACSARGRPSPQVSCSREGAPRPQRLRVSREDAGTYRCLATNAHGTDARIITVGVEYRPVVAELAASPPGGVRPGGNFTLTCRAEAWPPAQISWRAPPGALNIGLSSNNSTLSVAGAMGSHGGEYECAATNAHGRHTRRITVRVAGPWLWVAVGGAAGGAALLAAGAGLAFYVQSTACKKGEYNVQEAESSGEAVCLNGAGAGAGRDAGAEGGSEAAGTSEVPAGGEVFAIQLTSA; encoded by the exons ATGCCAGGGCCCTCGCCAGGGCTGCACCGGGCGCTGCTCGGCCTCTGGACTGCCCTGGGCCTGGGGCTCCTCAGCCTCTCAG CCGTCACGCAGGAACCTTTCTGGGCGGACCTGCAGCCCCGAGTGGCGCTCGTGGAACGCGGGGGATCGCTGTGGTTGAACTGCAGCACCAACTGCCCACGGCCCGAGCGCGGTGGCCTGGAGACCTCGCTGCGCCGGAATGGGACCCAGAGGGGTCTGCGCTGGCTGGCGCGGCAGCTGGTGGACATTCGCGAGCCAGAGACTCAGCCGGTCTGCTTCTTCCGCTGCGCGCGGCGCACACTGCAGGCGCGTGGGCTCATTCGCACTTTTC AACGGCCAGATCGTGTGGAGCTGGTGCCGCTGCCAGCCTGGCAGCCAGTGGGCGAGAACTTCACCCTAAGCTGTAGGGTCCCTGGTGCTGGACCTCGTGGGAGTCTCACATTGACCCTGCTGCGGGGACCCCAGGAGCTGATCCGCCGCGGCTTCGCTGGGGAGCCACCCCGAGCGCGGGGCGCAGTGCTCACAGCCACGGTCCTGGCCCGCAGGGAGGACCATGGGGCCAATTTCTCCTGCCGTGCTGAGCTGGACCTTCGGCCGCATGGCCTGGGACTGTTTGAGAACACGTCAGCCCCCAGAGAGCTCCGAACCTTCA CCCTGCCTCCGGAACCCCCTCGCCTCACTGCCCCCCGGCTCCTGGAAGTGGGTTCAGAAGGACCCGTGAGCTGCGTCCTTGATGGGCTGTTTCCAGTCTCGGAGGCTGGTGTCTACCTGGCGCTGGGGGACCAGAGGCTGAGTCCCAATGTCACCCTCGAAGGGGACGCTCTCATGGTCACTACCACAGCCACAGCCAGCGCAGAGCAGGAGGGCGCCAGGCAACTGGTCTGCAATGTGACCCTGGGGGGCGAGAGCCGAGAGACCCGGGAGAACGTGACTGTCTACA GTTTCCCGGAGCCCCACCTTACTCTGAGCGAGCCCAACGCCCCCGAGGGGACGATCGTGACAGTAACCTGCGCAGCGGAGACCCAAGCCCTAGTCACTCTAGACGGAATTCCAGCTGCGGCCCCGGGACAGCCCGCCCAACTCCAGCTAAACGCCACCGAGAACGACGACAGGCGTGGCTTCTTCTGCGACGCCACCCTCGAAGTTGACGGGGAGACCCTGAGTAAGAACAGGAGCGTAGAACTGCGCGTCTTAT ACGCTCCCCGGCTGGACGATTCAGACTGTCCCAGGAGCTGGACGTGGCCGGAGGGACCAGAGCAGACACTGCGCTGCGACGCCCGCGGAAACCCACAGCCCTCGGTGCACTGCACGCGGCCTGACGGCGGGGCGGTGCTGGCCCTGGGCTTGCTGGGACCGGTCACTCGTGCGCTCGCTGGCACTTACCGCTGCACTGCGACCAACGACCAAGGCCAGGCGGTCAAGGACGTGACCTTGACGGTGGAGT ATGCACCAGCGCTGGACAGCGTGGGCTGCCCTGAACGCATTACCTGGCTGGAAGGAACAGAGGCCTCCCTGAGTTGTGTGGCTCATGGGGTCCCACCACCCAACGTGAGCTGTGTGCGCTTTGGGGGAGCTGAGGTCATTGAGGGCCTAATGCGTGTGGCCCGGGAGCACGCGGGCACCTACCGCTGCGAAGCCACTAATGCCCGAGGGTCGGCAGCTAAAAATGTGGCTGTGACAGTGGAAT ATGGCCCCAGATTTGAGGAGGTGAGCTGCCCCAGCAACTGGACATGGGTAGAAGGATCTGGGCGACTTTTTTCCTGTGAGGTGGCTGGGAAGCCACAGCCAAGCGTGGAGTGTGTTGGCTCCGGAGGCACCAGTGAGGGGATGCTGCTGCCACTGGCACCCCCAGACCCAGGTTCCAGAGCCCCCCGCATCCCTAGTGATCTGGCACCGGGTACCTACATCTGCAATGCCACCAATCGGCACGGTTCCATGGTCAAGATGGTCACCGTGAGCGCGGAGT CGCCACCGCAAATGGATGAATCTACCTGTCCAAGTCACCAGTCTTGGCTGGAAGGCGCGGAGGCTGCTGCCCTGGCCTGCTCCGCCCGGGGTCGCCCCTCCCCGCAAGTAAGCTGCTCCCGGGAAGGCGCGCCTCGGCCGCAGCGGCTGCGCGTGTCCCGAGAGGATGCGGGCACTTATCGCTGCTTGGCCACCAACGCACACGGCACGGACGCCCGGATCATCACCGTGGGCGTGGAAT ATCGCCCAGTGGTGGCCGAGCTGGCTGCTTCACCTCCAGGAGGCGTGCGGCCAGGTGGGAACTTCACGTTGACCTGTCGAGCCGAGGCTTGGCCCCCAGCCCAGATCAGCTGGCGCGCGCCCCCAGGGGCGCTCAACATTGGCCTGTCGAGCAATAACAGCACGCTGAGCGTGGCTGGCGCCATGGGCAGCCACGGCGGCGAGTACGAGTGCGCAGCCACCAACGCGCATGGGCGCCACACGCGGCGCATCACAGTGCGAGTGGCTG GTCCGTGGCTCTGGGTCGCTGTGGGCGGCGCGGCGGGGGGCGCGGCACTCCTGGCCGCGGGGGCCGGCCTGGCCTTCTACGTGCAGTCCACCGCCTGCAAGAAGGGCGAGTATAACGTGCAGGAGGCCGAGAGCTCAGGCGAGGCCGTATGTCTCAACGGCGCGGGTGCCGGCGCCGGCAGGGATGCAGGTGCTGAAGGTGGATCAGAAGCTGCGGGCACCTCGGAGGTGCCGGCAGGGGGCGAGGTCTTCGCCATCCAGCTGACGTCAGCGTGA
- the ICAM5 gene encoding intercellular adhesion molecule 5 isoform X2, with product MPGPSPGLHRALLGLWTALGLGLLSLSAVTQEPFWADLQPRVALVERGGSLWLNCSTNCPRPERGGLETSLRRNGTQRGLRWLARQLVDIREPETQPVCFFRCARRTLQARGLIRTFQRPDRVELVPLPAWQPVGENFTLSCRVPGAGPRGSLTLTLLRGPQELIRRGFAGEPPRARGAVLTATVLARREDHGANFSCRAELDLRPHGLGLFENTSAPRELRTFTLPPEPPRLTAPRLLEVGSEGPVSCVLDGLFPVSEAGVYLALGDQRLSPNVTLEGDALMVTTTATASAEQEGARQLVCNVTLGGESRETRENVTVYSFPEPHLTLSEPNAPEGTIVTVTCAAETQALVTLDGIPAAAPGQPAQLQLNATENDDRRGFFCDATLEVDGETLSKNRSVELRVLYAPRLDDSDCPRSWTWPEGPEQTLRCDARGNPQPSVHCTRPDGGAVLALGLLGPVTRALAGTYRCTATNDQGQAVKDVTLTVEYAPALDSVGCPERITWLEGTEASLSCVAHGVPPPNVSCVRFGGAEVIEGLMRVAREHAGTYRCEATNARGSAAKNVAVTVEYGPRFEEVSCPSNWTWVEGSGRLFSCEVAGKPQPSVECVGSGGTSEGMLLPLAPPDPGSRAPRIPSDLAPGTYICNATNRHGSMVKMVTVSAESPPQMDESTCPSHQSWLEGAEAAALACSARGRPSPQVSCSREGAPRPQRLRVSREDAGTYRCLATNAHGTDARIITVGVEYRPVVAELAASPPGGVRPGGNFTLTCRAEAWPPAQISWRAPPGALNIGLSSNNSTLSVAGAMGSHGGEYECAATNAHGRHTRRITVRVAG from the exons ATGCCAGGGCCCTCGCCAGGGCTGCACCGGGCGCTGCTCGGCCTCTGGACTGCCCTGGGCCTGGGGCTCCTCAGCCTCTCAG CCGTCACGCAGGAACCTTTCTGGGCGGACCTGCAGCCCCGAGTGGCGCTCGTGGAACGCGGGGGATCGCTGTGGTTGAACTGCAGCACCAACTGCCCACGGCCCGAGCGCGGTGGCCTGGAGACCTCGCTGCGCCGGAATGGGACCCAGAGGGGTCTGCGCTGGCTGGCGCGGCAGCTGGTGGACATTCGCGAGCCAGAGACTCAGCCGGTCTGCTTCTTCCGCTGCGCGCGGCGCACACTGCAGGCGCGTGGGCTCATTCGCACTTTTC AACGGCCAGATCGTGTGGAGCTGGTGCCGCTGCCAGCCTGGCAGCCAGTGGGCGAGAACTTCACCCTAAGCTGTAGGGTCCCTGGTGCTGGACCTCGTGGGAGTCTCACATTGACCCTGCTGCGGGGACCCCAGGAGCTGATCCGCCGCGGCTTCGCTGGGGAGCCACCCCGAGCGCGGGGCGCAGTGCTCACAGCCACGGTCCTGGCCCGCAGGGAGGACCATGGGGCCAATTTCTCCTGCCGTGCTGAGCTGGACCTTCGGCCGCATGGCCTGGGACTGTTTGAGAACACGTCAGCCCCCAGAGAGCTCCGAACCTTCA CCCTGCCTCCGGAACCCCCTCGCCTCACTGCCCCCCGGCTCCTGGAAGTGGGTTCAGAAGGACCCGTGAGCTGCGTCCTTGATGGGCTGTTTCCAGTCTCGGAGGCTGGTGTCTACCTGGCGCTGGGGGACCAGAGGCTGAGTCCCAATGTCACCCTCGAAGGGGACGCTCTCATGGTCACTACCACAGCCACAGCCAGCGCAGAGCAGGAGGGCGCCAGGCAACTGGTCTGCAATGTGACCCTGGGGGGCGAGAGCCGAGAGACCCGGGAGAACGTGACTGTCTACA GTTTCCCGGAGCCCCACCTTACTCTGAGCGAGCCCAACGCCCCCGAGGGGACGATCGTGACAGTAACCTGCGCAGCGGAGACCCAAGCCCTAGTCACTCTAGACGGAATTCCAGCTGCGGCCCCGGGACAGCCCGCCCAACTCCAGCTAAACGCCACCGAGAACGACGACAGGCGTGGCTTCTTCTGCGACGCCACCCTCGAAGTTGACGGGGAGACCCTGAGTAAGAACAGGAGCGTAGAACTGCGCGTCTTAT ACGCTCCCCGGCTGGACGATTCAGACTGTCCCAGGAGCTGGACGTGGCCGGAGGGACCAGAGCAGACACTGCGCTGCGACGCCCGCGGAAACCCACAGCCCTCGGTGCACTGCACGCGGCCTGACGGCGGGGCGGTGCTGGCCCTGGGCTTGCTGGGACCGGTCACTCGTGCGCTCGCTGGCACTTACCGCTGCACTGCGACCAACGACCAAGGCCAGGCGGTCAAGGACGTGACCTTGACGGTGGAGT ATGCACCAGCGCTGGACAGCGTGGGCTGCCCTGAACGCATTACCTGGCTGGAAGGAACAGAGGCCTCCCTGAGTTGTGTGGCTCATGGGGTCCCACCACCCAACGTGAGCTGTGTGCGCTTTGGGGGAGCTGAGGTCATTGAGGGCCTAATGCGTGTGGCCCGGGAGCACGCGGGCACCTACCGCTGCGAAGCCACTAATGCCCGAGGGTCGGCAGCTAAAAATGTGGCTGTGACAGTGGAAT ATGGCCCCAGATTTGAGGAGGTGAGCTGCCCCAGCAACTGGACATGGGTAGAAGGATCTGGGCGACTTTTTTCCTGTGAGGTGGCTGGGAAGCCACAGCCAAGCGTGGAGTGTGTTGGCTCCGGAGGCACCAGTGAGGGGATGCTGCTGCCACTGGCACCCCCAGACCCAGGTTCCAGAGCCCCCCGCATCCCTAGTGATCTGGCACCGGGTACCTACATCTGCAATGCCACCAATCGGCACGGTTCCATGGTCAAGATGGTCACCGTGAGCGCGGAGT CGCCACCGCAAATGGATGAATCTACCTGTCCAAGTCACCAGTCTTGGCTGGAAGGCGCGGAGGCTGCTGCCCTGGCCTGCTCCGCCCGGGGTCGCCCCTCCCCGCAAGTAAGCTGCTCCCGGGAAGGCGCGCCTCGGCCGCAGCGGCTGCGCGTGTCCCGAGAGGATGCGGGCACTTATCGCTGCTTGGCCACCAACGCACACGGCACGGACGCCCGGATCATCACCGTGGGCGTGGAAT ATCGCCCAGTGGTGGCCGAGCTGGCTGCTTCACCTCCAGGAGGCGTGCGGCCAGGTGGGAACTTCACGTTGACCTGTCGAGCCGAGGCTTGGCCCCCAGCCCAGATCAGCTGGCGCGCGCCCCCAGGGGCGCTCAACATTGGCCTGTCGAGCAATAACAGCACGCTGAGCGTGGCTGGCGCCATGGGCAGCCACGGCGGCGAGTACGAGTGCGCAGCCACCAACGCGCATGGGCGCCACACGCGGCGCATCACAGTGCGAGTGGCTG GCTGA
- the ZGLP1 gene encoding GATA-type zinc finger protein 1, protein MEAEAAPDFAMLRELLAPPCLNPEPSPEPPIRQASRTPGCFRPSGSCRPRKGVTTPAIVPRSFWPAHQDSVTALRFLQDTAEELAQTPWDTQALGPYWEPKALGPLPLAKDAENMLTPVSQQSPNLGPPRAPSTSPAQPQRRPRKQSNPQRGAEKVDPLFEGVTLKFQIKPDSSLQIIPSYSLACSSRSPGSPTPGPSRGPEANPGGSEALAPRCCASCKTKRTPLWRDAEDGTPLCNACGIRYKKYGTRCSSCWLVPRKNVQPKKLCGRCGVSLGPHPASAQEG, encoded by the exons CCATGCTGCGAGAGCTGCTAGCGCCGCCCTGCCTGAACCCTGAGCCGTCCCCGGAACCCCCGATCCGGCAGGCATCAAGAACCCCAGGATGCTTCAGACCCAGTGGCAG TTGCCGCCCACGGAAGGGGGTGACCACACCGGCCATTGTCCCCAGGTCCTTCTGGCCTGCACACCAAGACTCGGTCACTGCCCTGCGCTTCCTCCAAGACACAGCAGAGGAGCTGGCCCAGACCCCCTGGGACACCCAGGCCCTGGGGCCCTACTGGGAGCCGAAGGCCCTGGGACCCCTACCTCTGGCCAAGGATGCCGAGAACATGCTGACCCCAGTCAGCCAGCAGAGCCCCAACCTGGGGCCCCCACGGGCTCCCTCGACTTCTCCAGCCCAACCACAGAGGAGGCCCCGGAAGCAGTCAAACCCCCAGCGGGGTGCCGAAAAAGTGGACCCTCTCTTTGAGGGGGTGACCCTGAAGTTTCAGATAAAGCCGGATTCCAGCCTACAGATTATACCCAGTTACAG CCTGGCCTGCAGCAGCCGCTCTCCAGGGTCTCCCACTCCAGGCCCTTCCAGAGGCCCAGAGGCCAACCCGGGAGGCAGCGAGGCCCTGG CGCCCCGCTGCTGTGCTTCCTGTAAGACCAAGAGGACCCCTCTGTGGAGAGATGCTGAGGATGGTACCCCTCTCTGCAACGCTTGTGGCATCAG GTACAAGAAATATGGCACCCGGTGCTCTAGCTGCTGGCTGGTGCCCAGGAAAAATGTGCAGCCCAAGAAGCTATGTGGCAGATGTGGGGTGTCCCTGGGCCCCCACCCAGCCTCAGCTCAGGAAGGGTAA
- the ICAM4 gene encoding intercellular adhesion molecule 4, with protein sequence MGSLLLVLLLLLLSPSYPRGGSARRRRGARTQSPGGSSHPPFWVRLSPDFKAVPLGGSVWLNCSSSCPLPEGSSLRTELRRGETLSGPRWVSYQLLDVRAWNSDVHCFVTCAGETRGATARITAYKQPTSVILEPPVLMGSDYTLRCHVTHVFPVGFFVVTLRRGGRVIYSESLERFTGLDLANVTLTYLLPSRPGDFGQPVTCHARLNLDGLVVLSSSAPATLPVPAWSPASKALASTSIAAFVGIFLVVGALSLRKYLLMQPPA encoded by the exons ATGGGGTCTCTGCTCCTCGTCTTGCTTCTGCTTTTGCTGTCGCCCTCCTACCCGCGAGGCGGGAGCGCGCGGAGGCGTCGGGGTGCGCGGACGCAAAGCCCGGGGGGCAGCTCTCACCCACCGTTCTGGGTGCGCCTAAGCCCCGACTTCAAGGCAGTGCCGCTGGGGGGCTCAGTGTGGCTCAactgcagcagcagctgccccCTCCCGGAGGGTTCCAGCCTCCGCACCGAGCTGAGGCGGGGTGAGACGCTCAGTGGGCCCCGCTGGGTATCCTACCAGCTGCTGGATGTGAGGGCCTGGAATTCCGATGTGCACTGCTTCGTCACCTGCGCGGGAGAAACGCGGGGGGCCACCGCCAGGATTACAGCCTACA AACAGCCAACCAGTGTGATCCTGGAGCCTCCGGTCTTAATGGGCAGTGACTACACTCTGCGCTGCCACGTGACGCACGTCTTCCCCGTGGGCTTCTTCGTGGTGACTCTGAGGCGCGGTGGCCGAGTCATCTACTCCGAGAGCCTGGAGCGCTTCACAGGCCTGGATCTGGCCAACGTGACGCTGACTTACCTGTTACCCTCCCGGCCCGGTGACTTTGGGCAGCCCGTTACCTGCCACGCCCGCCTCAATCTCGACGGCCTGGTGGTCCTCAGTAGCTCGGCACCCGCGACGCTGCCAGTCCCCG CTTGGAGTCCTGCGTCCAAAGCCTTGGCCTCTACCTCCATCGCAGCCTTTGTGGGGATCTTTCTTGTCGTGGGGGCCCTCTCTCTGCGAAAGTACCTATTGATGCAGCCTCCGGCATAG